One region of Methanomicrobiales archaeon genomic DNA includes:
- a CDS encoding prenyltransferase, whose product MSATARTLRAWFALSRPPFHAVGVLPYVLGAVAAREIAGVFRPDTFAMGTLAVVLVMLAAYYAGEYWDVAEDALSARDGARPFSGGSQVVQRGLLPRRAPLAAALASVLLALGVSLILAFGCRTGSWTVPFAILGLVGGFFYSAPPLRWIARGWGEVWIALCYGWLTVAFGYYLQGGAMPPFVGWMTVPIGLTIFNVILLNEFPDYPADRAAGKANLAVRMGRKRASRLYGLVSLSGVMAVLLSIRQGAPREALYIHLPVLLLSLILAVQVLRGRWQERAALDRLCAGTIAVNLGTTAAYILGFWAVGLHG is encoded by the coding sequence GTGTCTGCCACCGCCCGGACCCTTCGCGCCTGGTTCGCCCTCTCCCGCCCCCCGTTCCACGCGGTGGGCGTGCTCCCCTACGTGCTCGGGGCGGTCGCGGCCCGGGAGATCGCGGGGGTCTTCCGCCCCGACACGTTCGCGATGGGCACGCTCGCCGTCGTGCTCGTGATGCTCGCCGCCTACTACGCCGGCGAGTACTGGGACGTCGCGGAGGACGCCCTCTCCGCTCGGGACGGGGCCCGCCCGTTCTCCGGGGGCTCCCAGGTCGTGCAGCGCGGCCTCCTTCCCCGCCGCGCGCCGCTCGCCGCCGCCCTGGCCAGCGTGCTGCTCGCCCTGGGGGTGAGCCTGATCCTGGCGTTCGGCTGCCGCACCGGCTCCTGGACCGTCCCCTTCGCCATCCTCGGTCTCGTCGGGGGTTTCTTCTACTCCGCCCCGCCGCTGCGCTGGATCGCGCGGGGCTGGGGGGAGGTCTGGATCGCCCTCTGCTACGGCTGGCTGACCGTGGCCTTCGGATATTACCTCCAGGGCGGGGCCATGCCGCCGTTCGTCGGCTGGATGACGGTCCCCATCGGGCTGACCATCTTCAACGTGATCCTGCTCAACGAGTTCCCGGACTATCCGGCCGACCGGGCGGCGGGGAAGGCAAACCTGGCGGTGCGGATGGGGCGGAAGAGGGCGTCGCGCCTCTACGGGCTCGTCAGTCTGTCGGGCGTGATGGCGGTGCTCCTCTCCATCCGCCAGGGAGCGCCCCGCGAGGCGCTGTACATCCACCTCCCCGTCCTCCTCCTCTCGCTGATCCTGGCCGTGCAGGTGCTGCGGGGGCGCTGGCAGGAGCGGGCGGCTCTCGACCGCCTCTGCGCCGGGACCATCGCGGTGAACCTGGGCACGACCGCAGCCTACATCCTGGGATTCTGGGCGGTGGGCCTGCATGGATGA
- the cmr6 gene encoding type III-B CRISPR module RAMP protein Cmr6, which yields MIADPRGNTGLRFEKFCNIWDCDLSGKRWGKWEINAKKRKEWFEQFAKIKTGDADLLEEAKERREKLIECFGGLKILFQTKGPFITGIGRGSQDGIGFAWHATLGVPYLPGSSIKGMIRAWAEEWQNMSRDEIDRLFGPKDSRNAGSVIVLDALPTRRVKLQLEVMTPHYREYYTRDEPPADWHSPVPIPFLAVKEGQEFLFGLLPRGESRDDCRKMAEYLTHALKDIGAGAKTAVGYGRFHPKTPSTKGREWLESLSQKQATTPEELVKNSPNYLFDSWTAIGDNELKIAVHAEIKRIYEDLGIWDNPPTKTQRKVVQEYREWVPR from the coding sequence GTGATAGCGGATCCGAGAGGGAATACCGGACTGAGGTTCGAGAAGTTCTGCAATATCTGGGACTGCGATCTCTCGGGCAAGAGATGGGGTAAATGGGAGATCAATGCCAAGAAAAGGAAGGAATGGTTCGAACAGTTCGCTAAGATCAAAACAGGAGATGCGGATCTGCTGGAAGAGGCTAAGGAACGCCGGGAAAAGCTGATCGAATGCTTCGGTGGATTGAAGATCCTCTTCCAGACAAAGGGGCCCTTTATCACGGGAATCGGGCGGGGATCCCAGGATGGGATCGGATTTGCCTGGCATGCAACCCTGGGGGTTCCCTATCTCCCCGGTTCTTCGATCAAGGGGATGATCCGGGCGTGGGCGGAAGAATGGCAGAACATGAGCCGCGATGAGATCGACCGCCTCTTCGGCCCCAAAGATAGCAGGAATGCGGGTTCGGTGATCGTGCTCGATGCGCTCCCGACACGACGCGTGAAACTGCAGCTGGAGGTGATGACTCCTCACTACAGGGAGTATTATACGAGGGATGAACCTCCTGCAGATTGGCACAGCCCCGTACCCATCCCCTTCCTGGCAGTGAAAGAAGGGCAGGAGTTCCTCTTCGGGCTTCTTCCGAGGGGCGAGAGCAGGGATGATTGCCGGAAGATGGCGGAATATTTGACGCATGCGCTGAAGGATATCGGTGCAGGCGCGAAGACCGCCGTAGGATATGGGCGGTTCCATCCCAAAACCCCGTCTACGAAGGGGAGGGAATGGCTGGAATCCCTCTCGCAGAAGCAGGCGACCACTCCTGAGGAACTGGTTAAAAACAGTCCGAACTACCTCTTCGATAGCTGGACCGCCATCGGGGACAATGAGCTGAAGATTGCCGTGCATGCAGAGATAAAGCGGATCTATGAAGACCTCGGTATATGGGACAATCCACCCACAAAAACACAGAGAAAGGTCGTTCAGGAATACAGAGAGTGGGTGCCGAGATGA
- the cmr3 gene encoding type III-B CRISPR module-associated protein Cmr3, whose amino-acid sequence MTLLKITPLDAWFFRDSRPFYRGETHRDVESLFPPSAFTLVGAIRAHLARRMGWKEGAWPPEIVRVLGDGEDLGALRFRGPFLGKGEGNAISAIYPAPAHLLGTWQKDGWSEFLILEPGEERSSDLGKVRYPAAAGSRGKKALTDWYLTPEDISKVLQRRTEGLTLVPPGVLRETEHSIGIELERGTRTAKDRHLYSIQKIRLPKNVCLLAEVEGAIKEFDDRFAFLLGGESRMAIAEVCNETDLRMRVPSVHIPSEDGCIRFTLIHLTPAHFRDLPGPGGRIPGVPGRVVSACMNRPIRVGRWDSVRGCPVETKPFVRPGTTWFLEAEENDRAAVERMHHGKIGEYTAFGFGEVVIGGWSS is encoded by the coding sequence ATGACGCTATTGAAGATCACACCCCTGGATGCCTGGTTCTTCCGGGACAGCCGACCGTTCTATCGGGGAGAGACCCATCGGGACGTGGAAAGCCTCTTCCCTCCGAGTGCGTTCACCCTCGTGGGGGCGATCCGCGCTCACCTCGCACGGAGGATGGGCTGGAAGGAGGGTGCATGGCCTCCGGAGATCGTTAGAGTGCTCGGCGATGGAGAGGACCTCGGTGCACTACGATTCCGTGGTCCGTTCCTTGGAAAAGGGGAGGGAAATGCAATTTCCGCCATCTATCCCGCACCCGCCCACCTGCTCGGAACCTGGCAGAAAGACGGTTGGAGCGAGTTCCTCATCCTGGAACCAGGAGAGGAGAGGAGTTCCGATCTGGGAAAGGTGCGATATCCGGCTGCTGCAGGATCGAGAGGGAAAAAGGCGCTCACCGACTGGTACCTGACCCCGGAGGACATCTCGAAGGTACTGCAGCGTCGGACGGAGGGTCTGACACTCGTCCCTCCCGGCGTTCTACGGGAAACGGAGCACAGCATAGGAATCGAGCTCGAGAGAGGAACCCGCACCGCGAAGGATCGACATCTCTACAGCATCCAGAAGATCCGGTTGCCTAAGAATGTATGCCTCCTTGCCGAAGTGGAAGGGGCGATAAAGGAATTTGACGACCGGTTCGCTTTTCTGCTGGGTGGAGAATCCAGGATGGCAATCGCGGAGGTGTGTAACGAGACTGATCTCCGCATGCGTGTGCCATCGGTGCATATCCCTTCGGAGGATGGGTGCATACGGTTCACGTTGATCCATCTCACCCCGGCGCATTTCAGGGATCTACCAGGGCCGGGCGGCAGGATTCCGGGTGTGCCGGGGAGAGTCGTCTCCGCATGCATGAACCGCCCGATTCGGGTCGGGCGGTGGGATTCGGTCAGGGGATGCCCTGTCGAGACGAAGCCATTCGTCAGGCCTGGCACGACATGGTTCCTCGAGGCAGAAGAGAACGACCGGGCAGCCGTGGAACGTATGCATCATGGAAAGATAGGAGAATACACAGCGTTTGGATTTGGAGAGGTTGTGATAGGAGGATGGTCATCATGA
- a CDS encoding type 1 glutamine amidotransferase produces MHVAIFQHAENEPGGIFDALLQEKGVPFEYIRLYESGEVPPLDATHLLFMGGPMSVNDEREYPYLAEEKACIRSAIAKGSPVLGICLGAQLIASALGGRVFGCREEIGWRTVRKASEGAFPGFPGKFKVFQLHGETFEVPPGGTLLCSGEQVQNQAFSIGSAIGLQFHLELTEALIEDWVRDLPGIERERIMADTDLHLARSNHLCRLLAGTFLNGHSGAGQVRMHPGI; encoded by the coding sequence ATGCACGTCGCCATCTTCCAGCATGCAGAGAACGAGCCGGGCGGCATCTTCGATGCACTGCTCCAGGAGAAGGGGGTCCCCTTTGAGTACATCCGGCTCTACGAGAGCGGAGAGGTGCCCCCGCTCGACGCCACGCACCTCCTCTTCATGGGCGGCCCGATGAGCGTGAACGACGAGCGGGAGTACCCGTACCTCGCAGAGGAGAAGGCATGCATCCGTAGTGCCATTGCGAAAGGGAGTCCGGTGCTCGGAATCTGCCTCGGGGCCCAGCTCATCGCCTCGGCGCTGGGCGGCCGGGTCTTCGGGTGCAGGGAGGAGATCGGATGGCGCACGGTGAGGAAGGCGAGCGAGGGGGCATTCCCGGGCTTTCCCGGGAAATTCAAGGTATTCCAGCTGCACGGAGAGACGTTCGAGGTGCCGCCCGGCGGCACCCTCCTCTGCAGCGGCGAACAGGTGCAGAACCAGGCGTTCTCCATCGGGAGCGCGATCGGTCTGCAGTTTCACCTGGAACTGACGGAAGCTCTCATCGAGGACTGGGTGCGGGATCTCCCGGGCATCGAGCGGGAGCGCATCATGGCGGATACGGATCTGCATCTTGCCAGGAGCAATCATCTCTGCCGGCTGCTTGCCGGCACGTTTCTGAATGGGCACAGCGGGGCTGGACAGGTGCGCATGCATCCCGGGATTTAA
- the cmr4 gene encoding type III-B CRISPR module RAMP protein Cmr4 gives MKGMIMGMLAETPLHPGAGRTEGFVDLPVAREAVTNYPVIAGTSLKGSLRERVESQAELKQEAKRLFGAPDSAGELLISDGRLLLLPVRSLTTQFKWATCPHILERWLRDMRICGRESGELESRLSTISPKRGEVLGGNSEDKTIFLEEREFKRIGAVPEEFIRTIEPLILHERTKARLKEGIVLLHDDDFQWFARYGLPVNARNVLDKNKKSMNLWYEETIPPDTLLYALLFEKGEGELFGSVKKVFERRPYLQVGGDETVGMGWCAIRLVE, from the coding sequence ATGAAGGGCATGATCATGGGCATGCTGGCAGAGACGCCCCTGCATCCAGGGGCGGGAAGGACGGAGGGATTCGTCGATCTCCCGGTCGCCAGAGAGGCAGTGACGAATTACCCTGTCATCGCGGGCACCAGCCTGAAGGGTTCGCTAAGAGAGAGGGTCGAATCCCAGGCGGAACTGAAACAGGAAGCGAAAAGATTGTTTGGCGCACCCGACAGTGCAGGAGAATTGCTGATCTCGGACGGAAGACTGCTTCTCCTGCCGGTGAGAAGCCTTACAACCCAGTTCAAATGGGCAACCTGCCCGCATATCCTGGAGCGATGGCTTCGGGACATGAGGATCTGCGGGAGGGAGAGCGGGGAGCTGGAGAGTAGGCTCTCTACCATCAGTCCCAAACGTGGCGAAGTTTTGGGCGGAAACAGCGAAGATAAGACGATTTTTCTTGAGGAGAGAGAGTTTAAGCGCATAGGTGCGGTACCGGAAGAATTCATTCGCACCATCGAGCCCCTGATCCTTCACGAACGGACAAAGGCGCGGTTGAAGGAGGGTATCGTCCTCCTGCATGACGATGACTTCCAGTGGTTCGCACGATACGGTCTGCCGGTGAACGCACGGAACGTCCTGGACAAGAACAAGAAGAGCATGAATCTCTGGTACGAGGAGACGATCCCCCCCGATACGCTCCTCTATGCGTTGCTCTTCGAGAAAGGGGAGGGGGAACTTTTCGGTTCGGTGAAGAAGGTCTTTGAGCGCCGCCCCTATCTCCAGGTGGGAGGGGACGAGACCGTGGGGATGGGCTGGTGTGCGATCCGCCTCGTGGAGTGA
- a CDS encoding protein-S-isoprenylcysteine O-methyltransferase, translating to MADRALQAVYLIGLIAGSAIRIYYTRRARKRRIAVRRETRLDRALLNLPLLGMVLIPLLYILTPWLDFADYSLPGWSGGTGAAIFAAALILLWRSHADLGACWTPVLLLVEHHRLVTRGVYRYIRHPMYAAHWLWAIAQPLLLQNWIAGPAMFLTFLPLYLVRVGREEEMLLEEFGEDYRVYMHHTGRLLPRLWR from the coding sequence ATGGCTGACCGCGCTCTTCAGGCCGTTTACCTGATCGGCCTGATCGCGGGATCCGCGATCCGGATCTACTACACGCGGCGGGCCAGAAAGAGGCGCATCGCCGTCCGCCGCGAGACCCGGCTGGACAGAGCCCTCCTGAACCTCCCGCTGCTCGGCATGGTCCTCATCCCGCTCCTCTACATCCTCACGCCCTGGCTGGATTTTGCGGATTACTCCCTGCCCGGCTGGAGCGGGGGGACGGGCGCGGCAATCTTTGCCGCCGCCCTGATCCTCCTGTGGAGGTCGCATGCCGATCTCGGGGCCTGCTGGACGCCGGTCCTCCTCCTTGTAGAACACCACAGACTTGTCACCCGGGGTGTCTACCGGTACATCCGCCACCCCATGTACGCCGCCCACTGGCTGTGGGCGATAGCCCAGCCCCTCCTCCTCCAGAACTGGATCGCAGGACCTGCCATGTTCCTGACGTTCCTCCCCCTCTACCTGGTGCGGGTCGGGCGCGAGGAGGAGATGCTGCTCGAGGAGTTCGGCGAGGACTACCGCGTCTACATGCACCACACAGGAAGGCTCCTCCCCCGCCTCTGGAGATAG
- a CDS encoding DUF1887 family CARF protein, with protein MKILVNLISQQHVPNLLVVHAIKPDRLVLVTTKAKEKNMDYLLNALETGGLDYKKRHKQLVIERENNAREVREGLERLYQSKPNEEWIVHISGGTKPMSIGAYEFARNHGLRAWYVSEWDQTMALDLLSESTLSLDHRMSAREFLQGYGFDITNGGVKETPEKWDLALYLASNCHNPSVQNVLSTLQKLKNDKKPIELDQLSKDLDVPGDLRTRMEVMSNVERKGTRVGGKLSNKDVEFLTGGWLEYFVFQLLKAYEGKGIWDLNFRMHLKEGGDTPNSINEWDVTFMRDQMLCIVECKTGEQEHDPKGNDTLYKIEATKSQLSAIRVSTFLCTTSNNILETESAIRKHIKRRAELYKCDIVPRNAIMEWATCCLQRDAEKLDRSIRETFRIRGGNGS; from the coding sequence ATGAAGATCCTTGTCAACCTCATCAGTCAGCAGCATGTACCGAACCTCCTTGTGGTGCATGCAATCAAGCCGGACCGGCTCGTACTGGTCACGACGAAAGCGAAGGAGAAGAATATGGACTATCTCCTCAATGCTCTAGAGACCGGTGGGCTGGATTATAAGAAACGGCACAAACAACTAGTGATCGAGAGAGAGAACAATGCCCGGGAGGTCCGTGAAGGTCTCGAAAGGCTCTATCAGTCGAAGCCGAACGAAGAGTGGATCGTGCACATCAGCGGGGGCACCAAGCCGATGAGCATAGGCGCCTACGAATTTGCGAGGAATCACGGCTTGAGGGCATGGTATGTGTCCGAATGGGACCAGACGATGGCGCTCGATCTCCTGTCAGAGTCGACTCTGTCTCTGGATCATCGCATGAGTGCCAGGGAATTCCTCCAGGGCTACGGATTCGATATAACGAACGGAGGTGTGAAGGAAACGCCGGAGAAGTGGGATCTGGCACTTTACCTGGCCAGTAACTGCCATAACCCCTCCGTACAGAATGTGCTCTCTACGTTGCAGAAGTTGAAGAATGATAAAAAACCTATCGAACTCGACCAACTCTCGAAAGATCTGGATGTCCCCGGCGACCTGCGAACAAGAATGGAGGTGATGTCCAACGTGGAGAGGAAGGGAACGAGAGTCGGTGGAAAGCTGTCGAATAAGGATGTGGAGTTTCTCACCGGTGGCTGGCTCGAATACTTCGTGTTTCAGCTTCTGAAGGCATACGAAGGGAAGGGCATCTGGGATCTCAACTTCCGGATGCATTTGAAAGAAGGAGGGGATACACCGAATAGCATAAACGAATGGGACGTGACGTTCATGCGAGACCAGATGCTCTGTATCGTCGAGTGCAAGACGGGAGAGCAGGAGCATGACCCCAAAGGGAATGATACGCTCTACAAGATCGAGGCTACGAAGTCCCAACTGAGTGCGATCCGGGTATCTACTTTCCTCTGTACAACGTCAAACAATATTCTGGAGACAGAATCTGCAATCAGGAAACATATCAAGAGACGAGCCGAACTCTATAAGTGTGATATCGTGCCCAGGAACGCGATCATGGAATGGGCGACCTGTTGCCTCCAGAGAGATGCTGAGAAGCTGGACAGGTCCATTCGGGAGACGTTCAGAATCCGCGGAGGCAATGGTTCGTGA
- a CDS encoding radical SAM protein → MDEWRAEWGERPRRQVLPLWWPPGLILRQVGAALLAGALARWRRLPHWMACYGLRCLPGAAGSRGMGCIGFPSHPVWEMTAACNLRCVHCHLSAGRRAGGELTTDEGKRLLRDLAGVPEFRMMAFTGGEPLLRPDLFELLAYARALGFANTLATNATLVDDAVARRLRRNGVAIAAVSLDGPDAATHDRVRGVPGSFEAAVRGMRALREAGILLHINITAMEYNMGQMDRLMALVDELGAAILLMYQLVPVGRGQEIRSAALDLGANERLIRCMARAQASSGAILEPVAGPQYWPFLLERGGIRGGLPLRFAETVFHGCSAGRGFVYIKPDGEVWPCPFLEASCGNVRTTPFPEIWADAPVFRDLRERETLLSGRCGECRYRTLCGGCRGRVHALTGDYLAEDPSCFIRGGVPRG, encoded by the coding sequence ATGGATGAGTGGAGGGCGGAGTGGGGGGAGCGTCCCCGGCGGCAGGTGCTGCCCCTCTGGTGGCCGCCGGGGCTGATCCTGCGGCAGGTGGGAGCCGCGCTGCTGGCGGGCGCGCTCGCCCGCTGGAGGAGGCTGCCGCACTGGATGGCGTGTTACGGGCTGCGGTGCCTCCCCGGGGCCGCCGGCTCCCGGGGCATGGGCTGCATCGGGTTTCCCTCCCACCCGGTCTGGGAGATGACCGCCGCCTGCAACCTCCGCTGCGTCCACTGCCACCTCTCGGCGGGAAGGCGGGCGGGCGGCGAGCTGACGACGGACGAGGGAAAACGCCTCCTCCGCGACCTGGCCGGGGTGCCGGAGTTCCGCATGATGGCCTTCACGGGCGGGGAGCCGCTGCTCCGCCCCGACCTCTTCGAGCTCCTGGCCTATGCCCGGGCCCTCGGGTTCGCGAACACCCTGGCGACCAACGCCACCCTGGTGGACGACGCCGTCGCCCGCCGCCTGCGGCGGAACGGCGTGGCGATCGCGGCGGTGAGCCTGGACGGGCCCGACGCGGCGACCCACGACCGCGTGCGGGGGGTGCCCGGCTCCTTCGAGGCCGCCGTGCGGGGCATGCGGGCGCTGCGGGAGGCGGGGATCCTGCTGCACATCAACATCACGGCGATGGAGTACAACATGGGGCAGATGGACCGCCTGATGGCGCTCGTCGACGAACTGGGGGCGGCGATCCTGCTGATGTACCAGCTGGTCCCCGTGGGAAGGGGGCAGGAGATCCGCAGCGCTGCGCTCGACCTCGGCGCCAACGAACGGCTGATCCGCTGCATGGCCCGGGCGCAGGCGTCTTCGGGGGCGATCCTGGAACCGGTCGCCGGCCCCCAGTACTGGCCCTTCCTGCTGGAGCGGGGCGGGATCCGCGGCGGACTCCCCCTGCGGTTCGCCGAGACGGTCTTCCACGGCTGCTCGGCGGGGCGGGGGTTCGTCTACATCAAGCCGGACGGCGAGGTCTGGCCCTGCCCCTTCCTGGAGGCGAGCTGCGGCAACGTGCGCACGACCCCGTTCCCCGAGATCTGGGCGGACGCTCCCGTCTTCCGTGACCTCCGCGAACGCGAGACGCTGCTTTCCGGGCGCTGCGGGGAGTGCCGCTACCGCACGCTCTGCGGCGGGTGCCGCGGGAGAGTGCACGCGCTCACGGGGGACTACCTGGCCGAAGACCCTTCCTGCTTCATCCGCGGCGGGGTGCCCCGGGGCTGA
- a CDS encoding PKD domain-containing protein, with product MRGPSDRWWTSLSLQTNNPNSSCGQERPFRPCFIQGFRTILGASPITAPLTVRFTDTSTGNPISWAWDFGDGNASPDQHPGHTCGSNGPYTTMLTVSGSGGGMDTASRTIEVMAPST from the coding sequence ATGCGTGGACCGTCGGACAGGTGGTGGACGTCGCTCTCGCTGCAGACGAATAACCCGAACTCGTCATGCGGTCAAGAGCGCCCATTCCGACCCTGTTTCATCCAGGGATTCCGCACTATCCTGGGGGCATCGCCGATTACGGCACCGCTCACCGTCCGGTTCACGGATACGTCCACGGGCAACCCGATCTCGTGGGCCTGGGACTTCGGCGATGGCAATGCTTCACCGGACCAGCATCCCGGGCATACTTGTGGATCGAATGGACCCTATACAACCATGCTCACCGTCAGCGGGAGCGGAGGCGGAATGGATACGGCATCCCGCACGATAGAGGTGATGGCACCCTCAACATAG
- a CDS encoding type II toxin-antitoxin system HicA family toxin has translation MKALEMPGFVVVRQKGSHVILNHMGASLSSPFTAMKSWDVESCGL, from the coding sequence ATGAAAGCGCTTGAGATGCCGGGGTTTGTGGTTGTCCGACAGAAGGGGAGCCATGTCATCCTGAATCATATGGGCGCCTCGCTGTCATCCCCGTTCACGGCGATGAAGAGCTGGGACGTGGAATCCTGCGGGCTATAA
- a CDS encoding type II toxin-antitoxin system HicB family antitoxin: MPNRFTVIIEKDEDDFCVAAVPALPGCHTQAKSLDELLIRIREAIELYLDVDIDLPEPGRFVGVQVIELESG; the protein is encoded by the coding sequence ATGCCGAATCGGTTCACTGTCATCATCGAGAAAGATGAGGACGATTTTTGCGTTGCGGCGGTTCCTGCACTCCCCGGCTGCCATACACAGGCAAAAAGCCTTGATGAACTGCTGATCCGGATCCGCGAGGCGATCGAACTCTATCTGGATGTCGATATCGATCTCCCGGAACCGGGTCGCTTCGTCGGGGTGCAGGTTATTGAGCTCGAGAGCGGTTAA
- the cmr5 gene encoding type III-B CRISPR module-associated protein Cmr5: MRTLEQERAKHAWEVVNEIRKSDTGHFRSYVERLPASILVNGLGQALAAELAAAEFATAEKAGADKKSEKERRDREAHRRLYTALEKWIVEKRGIYRSEEGLMKGIVNGTQEQYILAQAEALAYLEWLKKFARAFLKKKEE; the protein is encoded by the coding sequence ATGCGAACTCTGGAGCAGGAGAGGGCAAAGCATGCATGGGAGGTGGTCAACGAGATCCGGAAGTCGGACACAGGGCATTTCCGGAGCTACGTGGAGCGATTGCCTGCTTCCATCCTCGTGAACGGATTGGGCCAGGCACTCGCCGCCGAGCTTGCAGCCGCCGAGTTTGCAACCGCCGAAAAGGCTGGAGCTGATAAGAAAAGCGAAAAGGAGAGAAGAGACAGGGAGGCGCATCGACGACTGTATACTGCGCTCGAGAAGTGGATCGTTGAGAAACGCGGGATATACAGGAGTGAGGAGGGTCTGATGAAGGGGATCGTGAACGGCACGCAGGAGCAATACATCCTCGCTCAGGCAGAGGCCCTGGCCTATCTGGAATGGCTGAAGAAGTTTGCCAGGGCGTTCCTGAAAAAGAAGGAGGAATGA